A window of the Thermococcus alcaliphilus genome harbors these coding sequences:
- the yciH gene encoding stress response translation initiation inhibitor YciH, which produces MLFKEVLKEQQRIRVYIEKARYGKLKTIIEGIDEKEFNLEEIAKKLKAKLACGGTAKNGRIELQGDHREKVKRLLAELGFSEELIEVE; this is translated from the coding sequence ATGTTATTTAAAGAGGTGTTAAAGGAACAGCAAAGGATTAGGGTCTACATTGAAAAGGCCCGTTATGGAAAGCTCAAGACCATAATAGAGGGAATTGATGAGAAGGAGTTTAACCTTGAAGAGATTGCAAAAAAGCTTAAGGCGAAGCTGGCATGCGGAGGAACAGCCAAAAACGGGAGAATAGAGCTCCAAGGAGATCACAGAGAAAAGGTGAAGCGCTTATTGGCAGAACTTGGATTTTCAGAGGAATTAATAGAGGTCGAGTGA
- a CDS encoding ribonuclease P protein component 1 → MRRNSQKRENRAPRRSQRKGEALIGRTWIFRGINRGRVTRKTITMHELIGLKVKVINSSHPGLIGIEGYVIDETRNTLTILGEKVWIVPKNVAEFEFEIDDKKIRIKGEELIGRPEMRLKKR, encoded by the coding sequence ATGCGGAGGAACAGCCAAAAACGGGAGAATAGAGCTCCAAGGAGATCACAGAGAAAAGGTGAAGCGCTTATTGGCAGAACTTGGATTTTCAGAGGAATTAATAGAGGTCGAGTGACCAGAAAAACAATAACAATGCACGAGCTCATAGGCCTGAAGGTCAAAGTCATTAACAGCTCTCATCCGGGGTTGATAGGTATTGAGGGATACGTGATTGACGAGACGAGAAACACCCTCACAATCCTTGGAGAAAAGGTGTGGATAGTTCCCAAGAATGTTGCCGAATTTGAGTTTGAAATTGACGATAAAAAAATACGAATAAAGGGAGAAGAACTGATTGGAAGGCCTGAGATGAGATTGAAAAAGAGGTGA
- a CDS encoding 30S ribosomal protein S17 — protein sequence MRDIGLRIQPPAEKCDDPKCPWHGRIKVHGRVFEGVVISDKPRHTVTVERQHYHYLKKYERYELRRSRIHAHNPPCINAKPGDKVIIAETRPLSKTKSFVVIAVTQKAEER from the coding sequence ATGAGAGACATCGGATTGAGGATACAACCTCCCGCAGAGAAGTGTGATGATCCAAAGTGCCCATGGCACGGACGCATTAAGGTACATGGTAGAGTGTTTGAGGGAGTTGTCATTAGTGACAAGCCGAGGCACACAGTTACCGTTGAAAGACAGCACTATCACTACTTGAAGAAATACGAACGTTACGAGCTTAGAAGAAGCAGAATACACGCCCACAACCCACCATGCATCAACGCAAAGCCAGGGGACAAAGTTATCATAGCTGAAACTAGACCCCTCAGCAAAACAAAGAGCTTTGTAGTGATTGCGGTTACCCAAAAAGCTGAGGAGAGGTGA
- a CDS encoding 50S ribosomal protein L14: MAKKGAGATRGISPVRPTRALPIGAYLKVADNSGAKVIQIIGVVGYKGVRRRLASAGIGDMVVATVKKGRPDMRHQVVRAVIVRQRKEYKRLDGMRVKFEDNAAVITTPEGVPRGTEVRGPVAREAAEKWVRVGSIASIVL; encoded by the coding sequence ATGGCAAAGAAAGGTGCTGGTGCTACAAGAGGTATCTCTCCAGTTAGGCCCACAAGGGCGTTGCCAATTGGTGCCTACCTTAAAGTGGCAGACAACTCAGGTGCAAAAGTGATCCAGATAATCGGGGTAGTAGGCTACAAAGGTGTTAGAAGGAGACTTGCCTCAGCAGGCATTGGCGACATGGTAGTTGCAACGGTAAAGAAGGGAAGGCCTGATATGAGGCACCAAGTTGTTAGGGCAGTTATCGTAAGGCAGAGAAAAGAGTACAAGAGGCTTGACGGGATGAGAGTAAAATTTGAAGACAATGCAGCCGTTATTACAACACCCGAAGGTGTTCCAAGAGGAACTGAGGTTAGAGGGCCTGTTGCGAGAGAAGCCGCTGAGAAGTGGGTTAGAGTAGGAAGTATCGCGAGTATAGTATTGTGA
- the rplX gene encoding 50S ribosomal protein L24: MRLKSKQPRKQRKFLYNAPLHLRHKIVSATLSKELRQKYGIRALPIRTGDKVKIMRGDFKGHEGKVVEVDLKRYRIHVEGATLKKVNGTEVFYPIHPSNVMIVELNLEDERRKKIIERRA, from the coding sequence ATGAGATTAAAGAGCAAACAACCGAGAAAGCAAAGGAAGTTTTTGTACAATGCTCCCCTTCATCTCAGACACAAGATAGTCAGTGCTACCCTTTCAAAAGAGCTTAGACAGAAGTACGGCATTAGAGCTCTTCCAATTAGGACTGGAGACAAAGTAAAAATAATGAGAGGGGACTTTAAAGGGCATGAAGGAAAAGTTGTGGAAGTTGATCTTAAGAGGTACAGGATTCATGTCGAGGGAGCAACTCTTAAGAAGGTTAACGGTACCGAGGTGTTCTACCCGATACACCCATCAAATGTTATGATTGTTGAACTGAACCTTGAAGATGAGAGAAGAAAGAAGATAATTGAGAGGAGGGCTTGA
- a CDS encoding 30S ribosomal protein S4e — MARKGAKRHLKRLAAPTQWYIERKTYKWAVRPSPGPHNMKTSIPLIYIIRDYLGYAKTGREARKILNEGKVLVDGRVRKDYKFPVGIMDVVSIPETGEHYRVFPNRIGKLILHPISEEEAKIKPLRINNKRMVKGGNLQLNFHDGTNHLIKLSSLTDETKDKFKTSDTVLMKVPEREIVEVLPFEIGAYVFVVQGKNVARVGKIVEVRHFPGGWPDVVTIEDKEGELFDTLKDYAFVLGKEEPKISLP, encoded by the coding sequence ATGGCGAGGAAAGGTGCTAAGAGACACTTAAAGAGGCTTGCTGCTCCAACTCAATGGTACATTGAGAGAAAGACATACAAGTGGGCTGTAAGACCTTCCCCTGGTCCGCACAACATGAAAACATCAATTCCCCTCATTTACATAATTAGGGATTACCTTGGATACGCAAAGACCGGTAGGGAAGCAAGAAAAATCCTCAACGAAGGAAAAGTGCTTGTAGACGGCAGGGTTAGGAAGGATTACAAGTTCCCAGTTGGTATCATGGACGTTGTCTCAATACCAGAAACCGGGGAGCACTACAGAGTTTTTCCAAACAGAATTGGAAAGCTTATTCTCCATCCAATAAGCGAAGAAGAGGCGAAGATAAAGCCACTGAGGATAAACAACAAGAGAATGGTAAAGGGAGGAAACTTGCAGCTCAACTTCCACGATGGAACAAACCACTTAATCAAGCTCAGTTCACTCACAGATGAAACCAAAGATAAGTTCAAGACCTCAGACACCGTCTTAATGAAAGTTCCAGAGAGGGAGATAGTTGAAGTGCTTCCATTTGAGATTGGGGCCTATGTGTTCGTTGTTCAAGGTAAGAACGTTGCAAGGGTAGGAAAAATCGTTGAGGTCAGGCACTTCCCAGGTGGATGGCCAGACGTGGTTACAATTGAAGACAAGGAAGGAGAGCTCTTTGATACATTGAAAGATTACGCATTTGTTTTGGGTAAAGAGGAACCAAAGATCTCATTACCGTGA
- a CDS encoding 50S ribosomal protein L5 has translation MIANREAILADWEAHPMRRPRIAKVTINIGVGESGERLTKAETMLESLVGQKPIRRKAKKTNRDFGIRRGEPIAVKVTLRGQKAYDMLKRLLAAVDNRLKESSFDEHGNVCFGIDEHINIPGVEYDPEIGIFGMDVCVTLERPGYRIVRRKRRRHHIPTRHKLTKEEGMVFMQEEFGVQIVEG, from the coding sequence ATGATAGCTAACAGAGAGGCAATCTTAGCGGATTGGGAAGCTCACCCTATGAGAAGGCCTAGGATAGCCAAAGTCACCATAAACATTGGTGTTGGTGAGAGTGGTGAGAGACTTACAAAGGCTGAGACAATGTTAGAATCACTTGTTGGTCAGAAGCCAATAAGAAGGAAGGCAAAGAAAACAAACAGGGACTTTGGAATTAGAAGAGGCGAGCCGATAGCGGTTAAGGTAACCCTAAGGGGTCAAAAAGCCTACGACATGCTCAAAAGGCTATTGGCTGCCGTTGACAATAGACTTAAGGAATCCAGTTTTGATGAGCACGGAAACGTCTGCTTTGGTATTGATGAACACATCAACATTCCGGGAGTAGAATACGACCCAGAAATTGGTATATTTGGTATGGACGTCTGTGTAACACTTGAAAGACCGGGATACAGAATTGTAAGAAGGAAGAGAAGAAGGCACCACATCCCCACAAGACACAAGCTTACAAAAGAAGAGGGTATGGTTTTCATGCAGGAAGAGTTTGGAGTCCAGATTGTGGAGGGATGA
- a CDS encoding 30S ribosomal protein S14, translating to MAKADYNKRKPRKFGKGARRCIRCGQFGPIVRIHGLMLCRHCFREVAPKLGFKKYD from the coding sequence ATGGCGAAGGCTGATTACAACAAGAGAAAGCCGAGGAAGTTTGGTAAGGGCGCGAGAAGATGCATCCGCTGTGGACAATTTGGACCGATAGTTAGAATACACGGACTAATGCTCTGCAGGCACTGCTTTAGAGAGGTAGCTCCAAAATTAGGATTTAAGAAATACGACTGA
- a CDS encoding 30S ribosomal protein S8, producing MTLLDPLANALSHITNSERVGKKEVYIKPASKLIGEVLRVMQENGYIGEFEFIDDGRAGIYRVQLLGKINKAGAIKPRFSVKAKEYEKWEKRFLPAFEFGILIVSTSQGVMTHKEALEKGIGGRLIAYVY from the coding sequence ATGACTCTGTTAGATCCTTTGGCAAATGCTTTATCTCACATTACAAACAGCGAGAGAGTTGGAAAGAAGGAGGTTTACATAAAGCCAGCCTCAAAGCTTATTGGAGAGGTACTTAGGGTTATGCAAGAGAACGGGTACATAGGTGAGTTTGAATTTATCGATGATGGAAGGGCAGGCATATACAGAGTTCAACTCCTAGGAAAGATAAACAAGGCAGGAGCAATAAAGCCAAGGTTCTCAGTGAAAGCTAAAGAGTACGAAAAGTGGGAAAAGAGATTCCTTCCAGCATTCGAGTTTGGTATTCTAATAGTTTCCACATCCCAAGGTGTTATGACACACAAGGAAGCCCTTGAGAAGGGCATTGGTGGAAGGTTAATAGCCTACGTCTACTGA
- a CDS encoding 50S ribosomal protein L6: MPIDAWVREEVEIPEGVTVEINGSLVKVKGPKGEVERELSYPGVKIFTEDGKVVVYKDFPRRKDIAIARTFKAHIANMIKGVTEGFTYKLKVVYSHFPITVKVQGDKVYIENFLGEKAPRVAEILPGVTVKVMGGEIIVEGIDKEKVGQTAANIEQATRITGRDRRVFQDGIYIVEKAGKPIKF; the protein is encoded by the coding sequence ATGCCAATTGATGCATGGGTGAGGGAAGAAGTTGAGATTCCAGAAGGAGTCACCGTCGAGATAAACGGTAGCCTTGTCAAGGTAAAGGGTCCAAAGGGAGAGGTTGAGAGAGAACTCAGCTATCCAGGGGTTAAGATATTCACTGAAGACGGCAAAGTTGTTGTTTACAAGGACTTCCCAAGGAGAAAGGATATAGCCATTGCAAGAACATTCAAGGCCCACATAGCAAACATGATCAAGGGCGTCACGGAAGGATTCACATACAAGCTTAAGGTCGTTTACAGCCACTTCCCAATAACAGTCAAGGTGCAAGGCGACAAAGTTTACATAGAAAACTTCCTTGGTGAAAAGGCACCAAGAGTTGCTGAGATACTCCCCGGAGTTACAGTAAAGGTCATGGGTGGCGAAATAATAGTAGAGGGAATCGACAAAGAGAAAGTCGGACAAACTGCGGCAAACATCGAGCAAGCGACAAGGATTACCGGTAGGGATAGGAGAGTCTTCCAAGATGGTATTTATATCGTTGAAAAAGCTGGTAAACCTATAAAGTTCTGA